The genomic interval ATTTGCGCTTTGTGATTGCTTCGTCGTCCCTCGGCACGCTCGGCACTCCTCGCAATGACCTTGAATGGCTGTAATTTTCGATGATGTACTATATGTTTTTGCTATTTGGATTTGTTTGATACGGCTTTGCCGAATCAAACAGTCCAATTCTGCAGTCTTACATCTTTGAGTTTGACGTTGAACTTCAAACACGGAGTGCGGTCTATTTCAACGCCTTTTTGTTTGGCATCGATCATGAACTCCACCATGCTCTGGTCATCGACATTCAAGTCCCCGAGCGGAATAGACATTTCTCCAACTTTATCAATAACACAGATGAAATTCTTGCCTTCACAAACAGCTAACTCTACATCCTTTGGAGTGAAAAATCTGATACGATACTCGTAAGCAGAGATATCTTCGTACTCAATGTCGAATCTGATATACAGATTTTTATCATCGAAGCCGCAGTAAACCCGCGAGAACAAACCGGCAAACCTGTGCATCGTGCCGCCCATGCGTTTTATATCAACATAGCCGGCATTGTACCATTCGTAGTAATTGGTAACACGACCGTCGATCACCGGACTGATCCTGTCTATCGGCTGGCAGGAAAAAACCTCGGCTTTCTGCTGGATCGGCGAATACAGTTCAACAGGTGGCTCCTCGCCGATCTTCTGATAGATCCATATCGTGTGCTGCCTGAACAATTCATCGAAAACCTGGGTCGTGGCTGAGACATGACCTGAACCAAACCACCAGAACCAATCACTACCCTCGAGCATATACAGACGGTTCCATATTTCTTTGTCCGTAATATCCCTTGCTGTCAATTTCTGCCTTACGTCTTCGATGATCTTCCAGCCAATATGGTCTTCGGGCTGGCCTATCCAGATATTGAAATTTGCGCCGATCCAAGAGCCGGGAAAAAGCGAGGGCAATTCATTCTTGACCCCGTGTTCCTCCAAGAATCCGGACACCGTAGTTGTCGGGATATTCTGCTTGACAAGTTCGCCGTAAAGCGCCTCGAAGAACTGGGTTCCGTCATTTGCATAAGCTTCCCACGCATTCTCACCATCGAGTATCACCGACACAATAAATTTGTCAAAAGAAGGAAGTTGATTGCTGATCCTCTTCATCCTTTCGACAAAATCCTGTGCCGCCTTCTCCTGGTCCCACGCATAGTAAGTAAAACCTATCAAATCAGAGATAATGTGATCCCTGAACACAAAGTTCACGCCATTGTACTTCCACGGTTTATACAGAAGATCCGCATAGTTGGGCACACCCTTATCATTACGGTAGAATGAACGCTTCGTGCTCCGAGCGAGTATTTCTTCATCTGTCGCCACCCAGTTGATGCCCAATTTTGAAAACATCGGCATCAATTCTTCACAAACACTGCCTTCAGATGGCCACATGCCTTTTGGCTTCCGGCCGAAAATATCCTCGAATACTTTTATGCCTTCTGCTATCTGATTCTCAGCATCTTCTGGATGCGCGAACCTTAGAGGAATATTCAGGTTCGGATTCGATACCCTGGCAAGATCACTGTTCACAAGTAAGGGCAAGATCGGATGGTAAAGCGGTGATGTTGTCAGTTCTATTTGCCCTGCATCAAATGCCTTTTTGTACTCGTCGAATATCGAACCCATTATCTTATTCTCAAGTCCGATCAATCTATCCTTGTCTCCATCGCTGAAGTTCTTTCCTTTTTCATACAGGTCCTTGATTTCTTCACGGAATATTGGATCGACCCACACAAGATTTGACCACATCTGCAGATCACGCCACTCAGCAGAAGTGAAGGTTTGGGCTATCGATGGTAATTCGTCCTCAACAATATTCTTGCCGCGTTTAAGTAGCAACGATAGATATCTTGGGTAAGGACCTATCATTTTGTCCCAGTTCGCCAGGAAGAAATCGCGCAGTATCTGGATCTTCTCTTCATCCGAAAGTTCCTCAGGCTTTTTCTTGAACAAGAGGAATTGTTCATCTGTGATCTCACCTGAAATGTAGTCCTTTATTTGCAGTAGCAATGACGGTGTGAAATTGAAGGTCAGCCTGAACTCCGGGAATTTCTGCGCGTTCTTCAACATATCGAGGTAGTCCTTCAGACAATGCAGTCTCACCCACGGTAATGGCAGGATTTTGCCCTGAGGACCCGTATACATCGGCTGGTGGAAATGCCAGATAAAAGCGACCGATATGTTATTATGCATACGCGTGGTCTATGAAGGTTGAGATAACATTGTCACGGCAAATTCTCTGCCGACGGAATGGCCTATTTGTTGAAATAACCCAAATAGAACCGTGCGTCCGCCGCGACATCATTAGGAGGGGGAGGTTCACTATCGACCAGGCCCTGCAGGATCTTCCGGGCTTTCTCGGTATCGCCGAGTAATCCTATGACGCGGCCGTATGCGAGCGTGCCGTAGACCTGCAGCGGCGCATCTTTATCACGCATCAATTTTTCGTAATACTTCGCTGCGAGTTCATAATCTTTCGTACCTTCAGCTGCATTTCCCGCACCCATCAAGGCCGAAGGTCGGAGCAAGTAGTCATTCTTCTCCGCAGCGAGAAATCTATCGAAGAAATCGATCGATTCATCGAACCTGCCTGTGTGATACGTCAGGACACCAAGATAATAAAGGCCGATCTTCCCCGCACGCGTGTTCCCGTACTGTTGAGTCAATT from candidate division WOR-3 bacterium carries:
- a CDS encoding tetratricopeptide repeat protein, with product MRQIKRGHYKEDEFQSTMEKVMKYIVRHREKSIFIGVVFVAAVVLVIFFISRGEQTHPQADLLHTQALGLMSTGRIQEAEGVLTELTQQYGNTRAGKIGLYYLGVLTYHTGRFDESIDFFDRFLAAEKNDYLLRPSALMGAGNAAEGTKDYELAAKYYEKLMRDKDAPLQVYGTLAYGRVIGLLGDTEKARKILQGLVDSEPPPPNDVAADARFYLGYFNK
- a CDS encoding glycoside hydrolase family 57 protein, with protein sequence MHNNISVAFIWHFHQPMYTGPQGKILPLPWVRLHCLKDYLDMLKNAQKFPEFRLTFNFTPSLLLQIKDYISGEITDEQFLLFKKKPEELSDEEKIQILRDFFLANWDKMIGPYPRYLSLLLKRGKNIVEDELPSIAQTFTSAEWRDLQMWSNLVWVDPIFREEIKDLYEKGKNFSDGDKDRLIGLENKIMGSIFDEYKKAFDAGQIELTTSPLYHPILPLLVNSDLARVSNPNLNIPLRFAHPEDAENQIAEGIKVFEDIFGRKPKGMWPSEGSVCEELMPMFSKLGINWVATDEEILARSTKRSFYRNDKGVPNYADLLYKPWKYNGVNFVFRDHIISDLIGFTYYAWDQEKAAQDFVERMKRISNQLPSFDKFIVSVILDGENAWEAYANDGTQFFEALYGELVKQNIPTTTVSGFLEEHGVKNELPSLFPGSWIGANFNIWIGQPEDHIGWKIIEDVRQKLTARDITDKEIWNRLYMLEGSDWFWWFGSGHVSATTQVFDELFRQHTIWIYQKIGEEPPVELYSPIQQKAEVFSCQPIDRISPVIDGRVTNYYEWYNAGYVDIKRMGGTMHRFAGLFSRVYCGFDDKNLYIRFDIEYEDISAYEYRIRFFTPKDVELAVCEGKNFICVIDKVGEMSIPLGDLNVDDQSMVEFMIDAKQKGVEIDRTPCLKFNVKLKDVRLQNWTV